The sequence AGGAATCAAAACTCAAGTATCAGGCCGTTTGAACGGTGCAGATATTGCCCGTGCAGAAGGATACTCTGAAGGAACTGTTCCACTCCACACACTTCGCGCTGATATCGATTACGCTTGGGAAGAAGCAGACACTACTTACGGTAAACTTGGTGTTAAAGTATGGATCTACCGTGGTGAAGTTCTTCCAGCTCGTAAAGACGCTAAAGGAGGTAAATAACCAATGTTAGTACCTAAACGTGTAAAACACCGTCGCGAATTCCGTGGTAAAATGCGCGGTGAAGCAAAAGGTGGAAAAGAAGTAGCATTCGGTGAATACGGTCTTCAAGCTACAACTAGCCACTGGATCACAAACCGTCAAATCGAAGCTGCTCGTATCGCCATGACTCGTTACATGAAACGTGGTGGTAAAGTTTGGATTAAGATTTTCCCACACAAATCATACACCGCTAAAGCTATCGGGGTACGTATGGGATCTGGTAAAGGGGCTCCTGAAGGTTGGGTAGCACCAGTTAAACGTGGTAAAGTGATGTTCGAAATCGCTGGTGTATCTGAAGAGATCGCACGCGAAGCACTTCGTCTTGCTAGCCACAAATTGCCAGTTAAAACTAAATTTGTGAAACGTGAAGCAGAATAAGGAGAGGTCATGAAACTTACAGAAGTAAAAGAATTTGTTAAAGAACTTCGTGGTCTTTCTCAAGAAGAACTCGCGAAGCGTGAAAATGAATTGAAGAAAGAATTGTTTGAACTTCGTTTCCAAGCAGCTGCTGGTCAATTGGAACAAACTGGACGTTTGAAAGAAGTGAAAAAACAAATCGCTCGTATCAAAACTGTTCAATCAGAAGCTAAATAATAGACTAGGGAAGGAGAATTTCAATGGAACGCAATAATCGTAAAGTTCTTGTTGGACGCGTTGTGTCTGACAAAATGGACAAAACAATCACAGTTGTAGTTGAAACTAAACGTAACCACCCAGTCTATGGTAAACGTATCAACTATTCTAAAAAATACAAAGCTCATGATGAAAACAATGTTGCTAAAGAAGGCGATATCGTTCGTATCATGGAAACTCGTCCGCTTTCAGCTACAAAACGCTTCCGTCTTGTAGAAGTCGTTGAAAAAGCGGTCATCATCTAATCATACCTGAAAGGAGAAAACGTAAATGATTCAAACAGAAACTCGTTTGAAAGTCGCTGACAACAGTGGCGCACGCGAAATCTTGACAATCAAAGTTCTTGGTGGTTCAAAACGTAAATTCGCGAGCATCGGTGATGTAATCGTTGCATCTGTAAAACAAGCTACTCCTGGTGGTGCGGTTAAGAAAGGTGACGTTGTAAAAGCTGTTATCGTTCGTACTAAATCAGGTGCTCGTCGTAAAGATGGTTCATACATCAAGTTTGACGAAAATGCAGCAGTGATCATCCGTGACGACAAAACTCCTCGCGGAACTCGTATCTTTGGCCCAGTTGCACGTGAATTGCGTGACGGTGGTTTCATGAAGATCGTATCACTTGCTCCAGAAGTACTTTAATCAATCAAAAACAAACACAGTCCCCTGGCTTAGCCAGGGTGCCCATCGGGCGTAAGAATAAAAGGAGAATAAAATGTTTGTAAAAAAAGGCGACAAAGTTCGCGTTATCGCTGGTAAAGACAAAGGCGTAGAAGCTGTTGTTCTTACTGCTCTTCCAAAAGTAAATAAAGTTGTTGTAGAAGGTGTAAACATCATCAAGAAACACCAACGTCCAAATAACGAAAACCCTCAAGGCGCAATCGTTGAAAAAGAAGCTCCAATCCATGCTTCTAACGTTCAAGTTTTGGACAAAAACGGTGTTGCTGGACGTGTTGGCTACAAATTTGTAGACGGCAAAAAAGTTCGCTACAACAAAAAATCAGGCGAAGTGCTTGACTAATCACGAAGGAAAGGAGAAGTATAATGGCTAATCGTTTAAAAGAAAAATACCTTAATGAAGTAGTACCATCATTGACTGAACAGTTCAACTATTCATCAGTTATGGCTGTGCCAAAAGTTGATAAAATCGTTTTGAACATGGGTGTTGGTGACGCAGTATCAAATGCTAAAAACCTTGAAAAAGCTGCTGAAGAGCTTGCTTTGATCTCAGGTCAAAAACCATTGATTACTAAGGCTAAAAAATCAATCGCCGGCTTCCGTCTTCGTGAAGGTGTTGCGATCGGTGCAAAAGTTACCCTTCGTGGTGAACGCATGTACGAATTCTTGGATAAATTGGTAACAGTTTCACTTCCACGTGTACGTGACTTCCATGGTGTTCCAACAAAATCATTTGATGGACGCGGGAACTACACACTTGGTGTGAAAGAACAATTGATCTTCCCAGAAATCAACTTTGATGATGTTGATAAAACTCGTGGTTTGGATATCGTAATCGTAACTACAGCGAACACAGACGAAGAATCACGTGCATTGCTTACTGGCCTCGGTATGCCGTTTGCAAAATAATATAGGAGGTAAAACTAATGGCTAAAAAATCTATGATTGCTAAGAACAAACGCCCAGCGAAGTTCTCTACTCAAGCATACACTCGCTGTGAACGTTGTGGACGTCCACACTCAGTTTACCGCAAGTTTAAACTTTGCCGTGTTTGCTTCCGTGAATTGGCATACAAAGGTCAAATCCCAGGTGTCACAAAAGCATCTTGGTAATATTATGATACAAAGAGCGTAACAACCCCAGCAAAAATAGGAGATTTGGTGCAGGAGCGTTGCTCCAAGACAAATCTATCTTTTTTGCCCAGGTTGTAGCTCGTGTTCAAATGAGTATATTCTCGTTTGCATGTATCAAAACTATCTGAGCCTAGCTCAATCATTAACTAGCAAGTGCAACTTGCAAACTACTAGTAAGAGGAGAAATTATAATGGTTATGACTGACCCAATCGCAGACTTCCTTACACGTATTCGTAACGCTAACCAAGCAAAACACGAAGTACTTGAAGTACCTGCATCAAACATCAAAAAAGGAATTGCTGAAATCCTTAAACGCGAAGGTTTTGTAAAAAACGTTGAATTCATCGAAGAT comes from Streptococcus parasanguinis ATCC 15912 and encodes:
- the rpmC gene encoding 50S ribosomal protein L29; the protein is MKLTEVKEFVKELRGLSQEELAKRENELKKELFELRFQAAAGQLEQTGRLKEVKKQIARIKTVQSEAK
- the rplN gene encoding 50S ribosomal protein L14, translating into MIQTETRLKVADNSGAREILTIKVLGGSKRKFASIGDVIVASVKQATPGGAVKKGDVVKAVIVRTKSGARRKDGSYIKFDENAAVIIRDDKTPRGTRIFGPVARELRDGGFMKIVSLAPEVL
- the rplP gene encoding 50S ribosomal protein L16, producing the protein MLVPKRVKHRREFRGKMRGEAKGGKEVAFGEYGLQATTSHWITNRQIEAARIAMTRYMKRGGKVWIKIFPHKSYTAKAIGVRMGSGKGAPEGWVAPVKRGKVMFEIAGVSEEIAREALRLASHKLPVKTKFVKREAE
- a CDS encoding type Z 30S ribosomal protein S14 — encoded protein: MAKKSMIAKNKRPAKFSTQAYTRCERCGRPHSVYRKFKLCRVCFRELAYKGQIPGVTKASW
- the rplX gene encoding 50S ribosomal protein L24, encoding MFVKKGDKVRVIAGKDKGVEAVVLTALPKVNKVVVEGVNIIKKHQRPNNENPQGAIVEKEAPIHASNVQVLDKNGVAGRVGYKFVDGKKVRYNKKSGEVLD
- the rplE gene encoding 50S ribosomal protein L5; protein product: MANRLKEKYLNEVVPSLTEQFNYSSVMAVPKVDKIVLNMGVGDAVSNAKNLEKAAEELALISGQKPLITKAKKSIAGFRLREGVAIGAKVTLRGERMYEFLDKLVTVSLPRVRDFHGVPTKSFDGRGNYTLGVKEQLIFPEINFDDVDKTRGLDIVIVTTANTDEESRALLTGLGMPFAK
- the rpsQ gene encoding 30S ribosomal protein S17; the encoded protein is MERNNRKVLVGRVVSDKMDKTITVVVETKRNHPVYGKRINYSKKYKAHDENNVAKEGDIVRIMETRPLSATKRFRLVEVVEKAVII